From Bacteroidota bacterium, one genomic window encodes:
- a CDS encoding NAD(P)/FAD-dependent oxidoreductase, producing MHPANKKYDILITGSGMGGLVCGAILAKEGYKVCVLEKNKQLGGCLQTYSRDKVIFDSGVHYMGGLDPGQNLYQIFKYLGLIGKLKLQRMENDHFDKIIFEDDPNEYWLAQGYDNFIEKLLVHFPEEEKGIREYCDKIKEICSKFPLYNLRTGEFYNEKAGVLEIDTKGYIESVVTNPRLREVLAGNNALYAGMPNKTPFYVHALILNSYIESSWKCVDGGSQIARLLGRSIRENGGELFRNIEVKKFVEEEGKIVYVELSDGSRVYADHFISNLHPTKTMEMTESEVIKKAYRNRMKSLENSISSFTINIVFKKNTFKYFNYNYYCHQFGSVWDGMNYTEENWPRGYALFMHAYSRSIEYAEGMSILTYMHYSDVEKWADTFNTTSNETSRGEDYEAFKIRKAEKLLDKVESKFPGFRDNIKSYYVATPLSYRDYIGNDDGSLYGVAKDYLNPLKTFISPRTKLPNLYLTGQNLNLHGVLGTAVSGLITSSIFIPIEELVKRIKDA from the coding sequence ATGCATCCCGCCAATAAAAAATACGACATCCTAATCACCGGCAGCGGCATGGGCGGGCTGGTGTGCGGGGCTATATTGGCGAAGGAAGGGTATAAGGTTTGTGTGCTGGAGAAGAACAAACAGTTGGGAGGTTGTTTGCAGACATACTCGCGTGACAAAGTGATCTTTGATTCGGGTGTGCATTATATGGGAGGACTGGATCCCGGGCAGAATCTTTACCAGATTTTTAAATATCTCGGTCTGATCGGTAAATTGAAATTGCAGCGGATGGAGAATGATCATTTTGACAAAATCATTTTCGAAGACGATCCGAATGAATACTGGCTCGCGCAGGGTTATGATAATTTTATTGAAAAATTACTCGTTCATTTTCCTGAAGAAGAAAAAGGTATTCGTGAATACTGTGACAAGATCAAAGAGATATGCTCAAAATTTCCGCTTTATAATTTACGTACCGGAGAATTTTATAACGAGAAAGCGGGAGTGCTGGAGATCGATACCAAGGGTTATATTGAATCGGTGGTGACGAATCCGCGTTTGCGTGAGGTTCTTGCCGGGAATAATGCATTGTATGCCGGAATGCCCAACAAGACTCCTTTTTATGTGCATGCTTTAATTCTGAACAGCTATATCGAGAGTAGCTGGAAATGTGTAGACGGAGGCTCTCAGATTGCCCGTCTGCTTGGCAGATCTATCCGGGAAAATGGCGGAGAATTGTTCAGGAATATTGAAGTGAAAAAATTTGTTGAAGAAGAGGGAAAGATCGTGTACGTTGAACTTTCCGATGGGAGCAGGGTGTACGCCGATCATTTTATTTCCAATCTGCATCCAACCAAAACCATGGAGATGACGGAGTCGGAGGTAATTAAAAAAGCTTACCGCAACCGGATGAAAAGTCTGGAGAATTCGATCTCTTCTTTTACGATCAATATTGTATTTAAGAAAAATACATTCAAATATTTCAATTACAATTATTACTGTCATCAATTCGGTTCAGTTTGGGATGGAATGAATTATACAGAAGAAAACTGGCCAAGAGGTTATGCGTTGTTCATGCATGCGTATTCACGTTCCATAGAATACGCGGAAGGCATGAGCATACTGACTTACATGCATTACTCGGATGTGGAGAAATGGGCGGATACTTTTAATACTACTTCCAATGAGACGAGTCGTGGGGAGGATTACGAAGCATTTAAAATCCGCAAGGCGGAGAAGCTGCTCGATAAAGTTGAAAGCAAATTCCCGGGATTCCGTGACAACATCAAATCCTATTATGTAGCGACACCGCTTTCGTATCGTGATTATATCGGGAATGATGACGGGTCATTGTATGGAGTTGCTAAAGATTATCTGAATCCACTGAAGACATTCATATCTCCGCGGACAAAACTACCCAATTTGTATCTCACCGGACAAAACCTGAACCTGCACGGCGTGCTGGGAACAGCGGTGAGTGGTTTGATAACCAGTTCGATTTTTATCCCGATTGAAGAACTCGTGAAGCGTATCAAAGATGCATAA
- a CDS encoding MMPL family transporter produces MGKIFIALYNFFERQRAIYFATLLLIIGGAAFFASRIHLEEDISKALPKDKKIEKLNEVFQNSKFLDKLAISVSLTDTNAAADPDSLVAFATRLNSAMEAQLQPYIKKITFRIDDQLVLDMFQTIRDHLPVFLEERDYLHFDSIIQPAALRSTLEQDFRTLTSPAGMVLKDIISHDPVGITVPAMKKLQALQVDENFELYDNCIVTKDHKTLVLFVTPKYPPANTKMNAPLISGVNSIITELSSESGGRVRARYFGASAVSGGNATQLRRDSIFTQGVTVVFLILFIGIYFRKKRAPLLVLLPVAFGALFSLSCIYFLKGEISVIALGTGSVVFGIAVNYSLHLFNHYRHRRDIREVLHDLAMPLTVGSFTTIGGFLCLQFVKSEMLRDLGLFTAFSLIGASLFTLIFLPHLVVSKKDTVYKEPKHSWIDKVSAFGLHHNRILVLCIVLLTIVFGYTAKNVGFEADMMKMNYMSDSLREAEAEFNRLNAFALQSVYLVTEGKDLNHALAENEKVVGRINKLQELGVVKKFSGVSSLLISDSLQQVRLNKWNSYWTAEKKQQLLSLLDQQGAELKFSASAFMPFKALLNADYKALDVHQLGEIRKNFLDDFISENPDKATVVDMLKVVPGKKEEVYKAFENDPGLTIIDKQYLTGRFVEIIQSDFTQIALLTSIMVFIVLLLTYGRIELALVSFIPMFITWIWILGIMGIFGIQFNIINIILSALIFGLGDDYSLFIMDGLLQEYKTGKKNLTSYKSSILLSAITTVVGLGVLIFAKHPALKSIAIISIIGMLCVVLISFILIPFLFNQLITKRTKAGKFPWTARGFLLSAFAFSYFVFGSILLTMLGFLLVKIWPFGKERGKHIYHWFMAKFTWSLMYIMGNVKKKIINPLGENFDKPAVIICNHQSFLDILSTVMLSPKVVLLTNSWVWNSPVFGAAVRMADYYPVMEGAEDSIQHLADRVKEGYSIVVFPEGTRSQDGVIKRFHKGAFYLAEKLELDILPIIIHGTGYTMTKNDFLLKDGRITLKFLPRIARMSTNLGGTYSERAKLVGRYFREEFRKLSEEIEGPEYFREQLVYNYLYKGPVLEWYMKVKLRLEGYYRMFHEHVPKKGKILDIGCGYGFMTYMLKYLSPEREIMGIDYDEEKTDLAQHVYSRKSGIEFAHADILNFEFGKYDGIIIADVLHYLQPEQQKETIIKCFNSLNPGGTLIIRDGNAELEKRHKGTKLTEFFSTKVFSFNKTSREGLSFLSASMIRDLASQYNLAMEELDNTRLTSNVVFVLHSA; encoded by the coding sequence ATGGGAAAGATTTTTATCGCTCTGTATAATTTCTTTGAGAGGCAACGCGCAATCTATTTCGCGACATTGCTGCTCATCATTGGTGGCGCGGCATTTTTTGCTTCACGCATCCATCTCGAAGAGGATATTTCCAAAGCGCTTCCCAAAGACAAAAAAATAGAAAAGCTGAACGAGGTTTTTCAGAATTCGAAATTCCTCGACAAACTCGCGATCTCGGTTTCGCTTACTGACACCAACGCCGCTGCTGATCCCGACAGTCTGGTTGCATTCGCCACGCGACTGAACAGCGCGATGGAAGCGCAATTGCAGCCGTATATCAAAAAGATCACTTTCCGTATCGATGATCAACTGGTGCTGGACATGTTCCAGACTATTCGTGATCATCTGCCGGTTTTTCTGGAAGAAAGAGATTACCTGCATTTCGACAGCATCATTCAACCCGCAGCGCTTCGTTCTACACTCGAGCAGGATTTTCGCACGCTGACTTCTCCAGCCGGAATGGTGCTGAAGGACATCATCAGTCATGATCCTGTCGGTATCACCGTTCCCGCGATGAAGAAGCTTCAGGCTTTGCAGGTGGATGAAAATTTTGAGCTTTACGACAATTGTATTGTAACAAAGGATCACAAAACATTGGTGCTTTTTGTCACGCCAAAATATCCTCCCGCGAATACAAAGATGAATGCTCCGCTCATCAGTGGTGTCAATTCCATCATTACGGAATTGAGCAGCGAGAGCGGAGGAAGGGTTCGTGCAAGGTATTTCGGAGCATCCGCTGTCTCGGGAGGCAACGCGACGCAACTGCGACGTGATTCGATTTTCACGCAGGGTGTCACTGTTGTTTTTCTGATTCTTTTTATCGGAATCTATTTCCGCAAGAAACGCGCGCCTTTGCTGGTATTGCTTCCGGTTGCATTCGGGGCTTTGTTTTCGCTTTCCTGTATTTATTTTTTGAAAGGAGAAATTTCTGTCATCGCGCTTGGAACAGGTTCAGTGGTCTTCGGGATCGCGGTAAACTATTCGCTGCATCTTTTCAATCACTACCGTCACCGCCGCGATATCCGCGAAGTACTGCATGATCTGGCGATGCCCCTGACAGTCGGAAGTTTCACGACGATTGGCGGATTTCTTTGTCTGCAGTTTGTGAAATCGGAAATGCTCCGGGATCTGGGATTATTCACGGCTTTTAGTCTGATCGGTGCTTCTTTGTTTACGCTGATTTTCCTGCCACATCTTGTCGTCTCGAAAAAAGATACCGTTTACAAAGAACCCAAACACAGCTGGATCGATAAGGTGAGTGCTTTTGGTCTGCACCACAACAGGATTCTGGTTTTGTGTATCGTGTTGCTCACGATTGTCTTTGGATATACTGCTAAGAACGTAGGCTTCGAAGCCGACATGATGAAGATGAATTACATGTCGGATTCGCTTCGTGAAGCGGAAGCGGAGTTCAATCGTTTGAATGCCTTCGCGCTGCAATCGGTTTATCTCGTGACGGAAGGAAAGGATCTCAACCACGCGCTTGCGGAGAATGAAAAAGTAGTGGGCAGGATCAACAAATTGCAGGAGCTGGGTGTGGTGAAGAAATTCTCCGGTGTTTCATCGCTGCTGATTTCGGATTCGCTGCAACAGGTGCGTCTCAACAAATGGAACAGTTACTGGACAGCGGAGAAAAAACAACAATTGCTTTCGCTGCTTGATCAGCAGGGAGCGGAACTAAAGTTCAGCGCTTCGGCTTTCATGCCATTCAAAGCCTTGCTCAATGCGGATTACAAAGCTCTGGATGTACATCAGCTGGGTGAGATCCGGAAAAATTTCCTCGATGATTTTATCAGCGAAAATCCTGATAAGGCGACTGTAGTCGACATGCTCAAAGTTGTTCCGGGGAAAAAGGAAGAAGTGTACAAAGCATTTGAAAATGATCCCGGTCTGACCATCATCGACAAACAATACCTCACCGGACGTTTTGTGGAGATCATTCAATCTGATTTTACACAAATCGCTTTGCTCACTTCGATCATGGTCTTCATCGTCTTGTTGCTGACCTATGGAAGAATTGAACTGGCTTTGGTTTCTTTTATTCCGATGTTCATCACCTGGATCTGGATACTCGGGATCATGGGAATTTTCGGGATCCAGTTCAACATCATCAATATCATTCTTTCCGCTTTGATTTTTGGTTTGGGTGATGATTACAGTCTGTTCATCATGGACGGACTCCTGCAGGAATACAAAACCGGCAAGAAAAATCTGACCTCTTATAAATCATCGATTCTTTTGTCGGCAATTACGACAGTTGTAGGATTGGGTGTTCTGATCTTCGCGAAACATCCGGCATTGAAATCCATCGCGATCATTTCAATCATCGGGATGTTGTGTGTGGTCTTGATTTCGTTTATTCTGATTCCTTTTCTTTTTAATCAGCTCATCACGAAGCGCACTAAGGCAGGAAAATTCCCGTGGACTGCGAGGGGATTTTTATTGTCGGCTTTCGCTTTCTCATATTTTGTTTTCGGAAGTATTCTGCTGACGATGCTTGGATTTTTACTTGTAAAAATCTGGCCTTTTGGAAAAGAGAGAGGCAAACACATTTACCATTGGTTCATGGCGAAGTTTACCTGGTCGCTCATGTACATCATGGGAAATGTGAAAAAGAAAATCATCAATCCGCTTGGAGAGAATTTCGACAAACCGGCGGTGATCATTTGCAATCATCAGAGTTTTCTCGACATTTTATCGACGGTGATGTTGTCGCCAAAGGTTGTCCTGCTGACAAATAGTTGGGTCTGGAACTCGCCGGTCTTCGGTGCGGCGGTAAGGATGGCGGATTATTATCCGGTGATGGAAGGAGCGGAGGACAGCATTCAGCATCTGGCGGACAGGGTGAAGGAAGGATATTCGATTGTTGTGTTTCCGGAGGGGACGCGATCACAGGATGGGGTGATCAAGCGTTTTCATAAGGGAGCGTTTTATCTGGCGGAGAAACTGGAGCTGGATATTTTACCGATCATTATTCATGGGACAGGGTATACGATGACGAAGAACGACTTCCTTCTTAAGGATGGGAGGATTACGTTGAAGTTTTTGCCACGAATAGCACGAATGAGCACGAATTTGGGGGGGACTTATTCGGAGAGGGCGAAATTGGTAGGGAGGTATTTCAGGGAGGAATTCAGGAAACTGAGTGAGGAGATTGAGGGTCCGGAGTATTTCAGGGAGCAACTGGTGTACAATTATCTGTATAAAGGTCCGGTGCTGGAGTGGTACATGAAAGTAAAACTCAGGCTGGAAGGCTATTACAGGATGTTTCACGAGCATGTACCGAAGAAGGGAAAAATACTCGATATTGGATGCGGATACGGGTTCATGACATACATGCTGAAGTATCTGTCTCCTGAGCGTGAGATCATGGGGATTGATTATGATGAAGAAAAAACGGATCTGGCGCAGCATGTGTACAGTCGTAAATCCGGAATTGAGTTCGCGCATGCGGACATATTGAATTTCGAATTCGGAAAGTACGATGGAATCATCATCGCGGATGTATTGCATTATTTACAACCGGAGCAACAGAAGGAAACGATCATCAAATGTTTCAACAGTCTGAATCCCGGAGGCACGCTCATCATCCGCGACGGCAATGCAGAACTTGAGAAGCGTCATAAAGGAACAAAGCTGACAGAATTCTTCTCAACGAAAGTATTTTCATTTAACAAGACGAGCAGAGAAGGTTTGTCTTTCCTCTCGGCCAGTATGATTCGCGATCTTGCATCGCAGTATAATCTGGCAATGGAGGAACTTGACAATACGAGGTTGACTTCGAATGTGGTGTTTGTGTTACACAGTGCTTAG
- a CDS encoding DUF2062 domain-containing protein, with protein MSNSSPYRERFDALKICVLIPTYNNAASLAGVIREVLDFTPNVIVVNDGSTDGTREVLDGFRDLNCIHFHENVGKGWALRKGFEAAVDAGYRYVITLDSDGQHRAKDLPTFLDEIEKRPDAIIIGARNMQQTDVPGKSSFGHKFSNFWFRVETGINAPDTQSGYRLYPVQLLKDIRWFTKKYEFEIEVLVRSAWKGIAIHFVGIDVYYPPAEKRVTHFRPFQDFSRISVLNTFLVIAAFLYIKPRDFIRGLFDKQKVKTFFDEHVHSPHQSTGLKAMSVAFGVFMGIIPIWGFQLVCAIFLAILFRLNKAIVIVAANISIPPMIPVIIFLSYKMGHFVLGERAVDMAFTSDITLDSIKLHGEQYIVGSILLAFVAAAVLGILSYLLIKIFKRSTHLAG; from the coding sequence ATGTCGAATTCAAGTCCATATCGGGAGCGGTTTGATGCACTGAAAATTTGTGTGTTGATCCCGACTTATAACAATGCCGCTTCACTCGCAGGAGTGATCCGGGAGGTGCTGGACTTTACGCCGAATGTAATCGTGGTGAATGACGGGTCGACGGACGGGACGAGAGAGGTGCTGGATGGTTTCCGTGATCTGAACTGTATTCATTTTCATGAGAACGTCGGCAAGGGCTGGGCTTTGCGAAAGGGTTTTGAAGCGGCTGTGGATGCGGGTTATCGTTATGTGATCACACTGGATTCTGACGGACAACATCGCGCGAAAGATTTACCGACATTTCTCGATGAGATTGAAAAGCGTCCGGATGCGATCATCATCGGCGCGCGCAACATGCAGCAAACTGATGTGCCGGGGAAAAGCAGCTTCGGACATAAGTTTTCTAATTTCTGGTTTCGTGTGGAAACGGGTATCAATGCGCCGGATACGCAAAGTGGTTACAGACTTTATCCTGTGCAATTGCTCAAAGACATCCGCTGGTTCACAAAAAAATATGAGTTTGAAATAGAAGTCCTCGTGCGCTCTGCATGGAAAGGAATCGCGATTCATTTTGTGGGTATCGATGTGTATTATCCTCCTGCCGAAAAACGCGTCACACATTTCCGGCCCTTTCAGGATTTCTCACGCATCAGTGTGCTCAATACTTTCCTGGTGATCGCCGCTTTTCTTTATATCAAACCCAGGGATTTTATCCGCGGTTTGTTCGACAAACAAAAAGTAAAAACATTCTTTGATGAACATGTGCACAGTCCGCACCAGAGTACAGGACTAAAAGCCATGTCTGTCGCCTTCGGAGTTTTCATGGGCATTATTCCCATCTGGGGTTTTCAGCTGGTGTGCGCGATTTTTCTCGCGATACTTTTTCGTCTGAACAAAGCCATCGTGATCGTCGCCGCCAACATCAGCATCCCGCCGATGATTCCCGTGATCATTTTCCTGAGTTATAAAATGGGACATTTTGTTCTCGGTGAAAGAGCCGTGGATATGGCTTTCACTTCCGACATTACGCTTGATTCCATCAAACTGCACGGAGAACAATACATTGTGGGAAGTATCCTGCTGGCTTTTGTCGCCGCCGCTGTTTTGGGAATACTTTCTTATCTTCTCATCAAAATTTTTAAACGTAGCACTCACCTGGCCGGATAG